One Ranitomeya imitator isolate aRanImi1 chromosome 1, aRanImi1.pri, whole genome shotgun sequence DNA window includes the following coding sequences:
- the NES gene encoding nestin: protein MSRMETYPTSISVDEESAQMWSLNKRLEAYLSRVKALEEENNLLRAEIHHLKNTRSDKSFIRKYHDEIMTLRDALDDGHREMVQMETDRDSIYQEIEYVKELCLQEKQAQEDVKRELSESKRLLEEEKRAQIWLKERLFQLEQEMEDIFNAHEEEKVLMEKEISSYSQRLENFKIAPINFKPVNVEDYANQLSQIWQGAVEEYKNKVSTLESNLSQAKENLKKVVDENKQSQLQLQNLDGDLESLKNRKEMLEELLTKQWLEQEDEEGRLQLEIETLEKKKQDLRIQIAQVLEDRQQLMHLKMSLSLEVATYRSLLEAESTRLYSPGMDYKMSSSISDLQLEQNAFGKSHYGNTKQLISKDNRLSSSKKQGAETPSTKRYLNVKSTSTANRTSPVTKEFQKVSSVLQSQGLKYTKTSFAKTATTTPLIEINLKGNPQKADIFKKNQEDTITCSSKSVTKETLAKDTNIQFVANGNTPNTNNKALKEIEHMVEFLPLIEKEIVSAQVESSLKTEGNHIEVNSKFGFEKQNNVVEEQNKYNDALIVEKSSKEKIDFEAPLSLDEGFGNINKEHIMEKREVFGQTVTCERLYNEKEELVKSLAHQNIETPIKVNNEDFRKVLDFSKTNTKDMNETNEPTSDGTPDLDIEYSHSQELEIDNQVSLNNADVDKEVTNHLVHEQKERSQLNKAFQLEESMSCAEATLQYQEVGVVQNLQVLSSSMEDNTSLPDDGQNFTKNIYDEQKSAIEQYHVHPKKDTEQVTQNTKIQEYDNEIDQQSYNQVEEIIEVDSQEKTQFDFKTKDKFEVQDVCESSSHLLKDDDCGEENKKQEMEDFEEDCKYEETIISAEENILDSTSVKQTRILVVKEVYQSSKQVMDDLEETLLVSQEEKNNFEFSDLKQILQSYDNQQKTEIVEATEEITQNITDINTEESEDQKDNVQKERNQLFQNSLHQGLADLKTVSDTEQERQLENKNIVQTLDVEEGSSMLDIPSNSKQEDLYEIVHEEQPQNVQSLPEHEIQSSESEGLDRNGQPLENNLIEEGNIHTCLSELKNSELNDSEEDNKDVIEENYVVCTAVGFTKAIKTEVCVQEEYNIAEKAQEIMTQECQLLKYETNVILDEVVGNVLEEKNSFHQEEEESQKDDLQEVDDQMGCEVISTLIEPVVSEEDNKSNYSFKKDSNEEQFVRISLNIIPNNLRFSSENDAEAQAEQHEQNSKFAHKEIKTQKDEKNDLEVECENFKQNSDGIILEEKEKEQEIFDTETICQQSTFLLEHQRENVIEDSKSLMYLVKNLTEKYDFDGSIEKRLTELDAIDAAGDLDYDHSKSEYSMDSQDISICSQKSEECEISKEYQLEQTLPDTTPLPNLDEFEDLAEDEIITALEASAEVTKTQSLDDGEAEDTLDSSLESQSSQILSKVSEQSILFKDDDKDADYTEKQDENPKDLRESENPEHVAKTKLDTENSSATADTVNTSAELSDDLVDSKIYDAKSKFEELRISQGEGEASKDPLLEKTQSETSSEDQVRLSSKQLFHESVDGDHSEESEDRRQTLSEDTNAENILPETFDFVLSSKHSETELVSDPSHDDKIENEEHISKEHSDLVPQDFGLEQKQTIDMEEHERDFCKKDTISLPNLDDESENLDDVKLILATEQATEFTKLQIPVDGGEAEEVLDSSLETQSSLIFPEVSEQSNLRENNGNNYDYRDQEAESPQDLLESVNPGNFVQPKLNTENCSEDKVERKVNEEMFETEDFTTSQEEDEVVSLKVDDYETSKDSQLGETQFVTSSSQDQVTVSSKQLANKIVEEEYNDEPKERIITVSEDEISENVIAITLDLAPPSKHSEVELIYISSHDDTKENEEYKTKEHSDLVTEDFGLEQAKIIYSDDQTRNIPKENITQWQNFNDKSENLGDELILATESTANKGEAKHVLEINYGSQLSQNIPEVSEQSNLLKDEYYNEHGESLIELPENKNPDQFEEPKLEAETWSETVDTKESPIGLSGNLDESKLDDENSEESTTSQEKVDIFSVKVDEFEESKDSQLWNIKFETIASEDQVKLLSEKLVSEIVDEDNNEEHDERRITFSEDTKNISTKTLDFVPSSDHSESELVPDPYLDDKKEDKEHIMKEHSNFLTQDFKSKQIESVDTEDHGEFYKKDITTFPNPENEFENLETNDILVSEQSAAVTKTQITDNESEVEEVLDSSVKSQSSQVRPEVSEQSILFKDDDIDSNGNKQRDDNPKDRLESEDTEHVVETKLDAEDSSITPDTKNPPNEQSEDSLDNNIDEEKSESEEPITSGEEVADFSPNDDEFEVTNDSQLEKTQFEKTSSEDKVQQSSEQLVSEGVHDEDQNKKPKGRGLMLREDTNREEKLSETYDFIPSSEHSEIELVSASCLEEKEEHIMKEHSDFIKQDFIPKQTESRIIKDHERDFCKKNTTPLPNPHDEFKNLESNEILASEQSAEIIKLRSSDDNGDEVLDSSVESQSSQVLPKASEHSILFKDDIDSNYNEVDCRKDVLESENHEHVVETKLDTEDASVTLDTEKPSAELSENPVNSKMENEKYESEEPKNSPEVVVFSPKDDEFEVGKDSELEKTQFEISSEDQLQLSLEQLDNERVDEDHNEESEVIGLTVCGDTNKEEGITKISSPCLEDTKESEEHIMKKHSDFVTQDFKSNQTENINTEDHEVDFCEEDTTSLPNLEEEFEILETDEILASEWSAEVTQLQNPCESGEADEALDSSLESQSSQIFPEANEHSISFKDEDKDSDYKQGDIPKGLLESDNPEYFVEAKLDTEGSSAILDTEKTSVEPCEDPVGSKVDDEKSEKPTTSKQVAIFSPNVDEFEGNKDSLLEPTQFESSSENQVQLFSEHLDSQSVDKDHKEEPEERRLMLSEITKTENVLTNTLDFVPSSEQSETELVSVPCHKDIKHSELLAQDFGLKQTESIDWEGNFCTEETKPLSIPDNKNLEDDEIISSQQSAEITKLQSPTDDCEVEEVLDSSLKSHSSQIFPIVSEQSILFKDDDTVSDYNEQQCESPKDLLENGNPEQFVEPKLETEHSSARLETEEPAAELSEYPEESKIVHEKFKSDEPTTSQEQIAVFLPNVDKFEESKDFTLVKTQFETTSSEDQVQQSSEQPVSENVGEDHNEELDERRLTLNEGTNTEIKLAEILFSVPSSEHSETEFVPVPGHEDTKEEEEYIMKEHFDLVTQDFILEKKESVKTEDCEKEFFKKDATPMPNLDDESENLKDDEIILASEQSAEVTESQSPEDGETEEVLDSSLESQSSGVLPEVNEKSTLYKDEDIVLGCNEQQDEILKDLLESETSEQFVEPKLETKDSSATLDAEEPATELSEHSVESKMDAEKSNSEEPTTSQVEAAILSLKHEEFETSKDSHLEQNQTEISPPENQVQLSSEQMVHESADEEHEEESKEKSLTLDEDTNTDIVLIETEFVLSSEHSQTELFPALSHEDKIENEDYTKNERSNLVKQDFELEKTESIDTEDNERDACKEEYMQCDVDLIDSSTKEPSTKSLDDYNKDTIIASNVPDIPKIKSELQVGMTLGTIQDYVKVDVKPSGKSSENDESVTSDESSPNVSMMSYAHEQQDSSDTDSKISKQVEQNDPLLTPEPVPEGSFMEQRELQIPSDDEKDVLSERSDSSFDSNKEHEEISEFTREYSENEKTMNGIFGHTIVQATLDFDNHMFYGHSTKEDHEIIISEAKTFVGLDGGLVNPQSQDKNEDTVIEFTTSERKSEGLFQSLFETSEHKESHLDEASAIKNKTDSSAEQSQHTNKLINPYISEKDLVDPTKITSSVMDECLINTNQEVNEANQGLRNSQQEDSWSSDE from the exons ATCCCTTCTAGAAGCAGAAAGTACAAGATTATATTCTCCCGGTATGGATTACAAAATGTCTTCATCCATCAGTG atttacaactggaacaAAATGCCTTCGGAAAAAGTCATTATGGAAATACTAAACAGCTGATTTCCAAGGACAACAGATTAAGCTCCAGCAAAAAGCAGGGTGCAGAGACACCAAGTACAAAACGCTACCTGAATGTAAAAAGTACCTCAACTGCAAATAGGACAAGTCCTGTAACCAAAGAATTTCAGAAAGTAAGCTCTGTGCTTCAATCCCAAGGCCTTAAATATACCAAAACATCTTTTGCTAAAACAGCTACAACAACACCTTTAATAGAAATCAATTTAAAAGGGAATCCTCAAAAAGCAGACATTTTCAAGAAAAATCAAGAGGATACCATTACGTGCTCTTCCAAATCAGTTACTAAGGAAACCTTGGCAAAGGACACAAATATCCAGTTTGTTGCAAATGGAAACACACCCAATACAAATAATAAAGCATTAAAGGAGATAGAGCATATGGTTGAATTTCTACCACTTATTGAAAAGGAAATTGTAAGTGCCCAAGTGGAGTCTTCTTTGAAAACTGAAGGAAATCATATTGAAGTCAATTCAAAATTTGGGTTCGAGAAGCAAAATAATGTTGTGGAAGAACAAAACAAATACAATGATGCACTCATTGTTGAGAAAAGCAGCAAAGAAAAGATTGACTTTGAGGCTCCACTAAGTCTTGATGAAGGCTTTGGAAACATTAACAAAGAACACATCATGGAAAAGCGAGAGGTTTTTGGACAAACTGTGACTTGTGAGAGACTTTATAATGAAAAAGAGGAGTTAGTAAAGTCATTAGCCCATCAAAATATTGAGACACCAATCAAAGTGAACAATGAGGATTTTAGAAAAGTTCTAGATTTTTCTAAGACAAATACGAAAGACATGAATGAAACAAATGAACCTACATCAGATGGTACCCCTGACTTGGACATTGAATATTCTCACAGCCAAGAGTTGGAGATTGACAATCAAGTCTCATTGAATAATGCAGATGTTGACAAAGAGGTCACAAATCATTTGGTTCATGAACAAAAGGAAAGATCCCAACTTAATAAGGCTTTCCAGTTAGAAGAATCTATGAGTTGTGCTGAAGCAACTCTTCAATATCAAGAAGTGGGTGTGGTTCAGAACCTCCAAGTGCTAAGTTCTTCAATGGAAGACAATACCTCTTTGCCTGATGATGGACAAAACTTCACAAAGAATATTTATGATGAACAGAAAAGTGCTATAGAACAGTATCATGTGCATCCTAAAAAAGATACAGAACAAGTTACTCAAAATACAAAAATCCAAGAGTATGATAATGAGATTGACCAACAATCCTATAACCAAGTTGAGGAAATTATTGAAGTTGACTCACAGGAAAAAACACAGTTCGATTTCAAAACAAAAGATAAGTTCGAGGTCCAGGATGTTTGTGAGTCAAGTAGCCACCTTTTAAAAGATGATGACTGTGGAGAAGAAAACAAGAAACAAGAAATGGAGGACTTTGAGGAGGATTGTAAGTATGAGGAAACTATAATAAGTGCAGAAGAAAACATCCTTGACTCCACTAGTGTTAAACAAACCAGGATACTTGTTGTCAAAGAAGTTTATCAGTCCAGCAAGCAGGTTATGGATGACCTCGAAGAAACACTACTTGTAAGCcaagaagaaaaaaacaattttGAATTCAGTGATTTAAAACAAATTCTTCAGAGTTATGATAATCAGCAGAAAACTGAAATTGTAGAAGCCACAGAGGAAATTACTCAAAATATCACTGACATTAACACAGAAGAATCAGAGGACCAGAAGGATAATGTTCAGAAAGAAAGAAATCAGTTATTTCAAAACAGTCTGCATCAAGGCCTTGCGGATCTCAAGACGGTGAGTGACACAGAACAAGAGCGTCAacttgaaaataaaaacattgtccaAACCCTGGATGTTGAAGAAGGTAGCAGTATGCTAGACATCCCGTCAAACTCAAAGCAGGAAGATTTATATGAAATTGTTCATGAAGAACAACCTCAAAATGTACAGTCATTACCTGAACATGAAATACAGTCATCAGAAAGTGAAGGGTTGGATAGAAATGGCCAGCCATTGGAAAACAATCTAATAGAAGAGGGGAACATACATACATGTTTGAGTGAATTGAAGAATTCTGAGTTAAATGACAGTGAAGAAGATAATAAAGATGTAATCGAAGAGAATTATGTGGTTTGCACAGCAGTAGGATTCACGAAAGCAATTAAAACTGAAGTTTGTGTTCAAGAAGAATATAATATTGCAGAAAAAGCTCAGGAAATCATGACACAGGAATGTCAATTATTGAAATACGAGACAAATGTGATACTGGATGAAGTGGTAGGAAATGTACTGGAAGAAAAAAATAGCTTTCATCAGGAAGAAGAAGAAAGTCAAAAGGATGATCTCCAAGAAGTAGACGACCAAATGGGCTGCGAGGTTATTTCCACATTGATTGAACCAGTGGTATCCGAGGAGGATAATAAAAGTAACTATTCATTTAAAAAAGATTCTAATGAGGAGCAATTTGTCAGAATATCATTAAACATTATCCCAAACAACCTTCGATTCTCAAGTGAAAATGATGCAGAAGCTCAAGCTGAACAGCATGAGCAGAACAGCAAGTTTGCTCATAAAGAAATCAAAACACAAAAAGATGAGAAAAATGATCTTGAAGTAGAATGTGAAAATTTCAAACAGAATAGTGATGGCATAATTttggaagaaaaagaaaaggagCAAGAAATTTTTGATACAGAAACAATTTGTCAACAGTCAACATTTTTGTTAGAACATCAGCGTGAAAATGTCATAGAAGATAGTAAATCACTTATGTACTTAGTTAAAAATCTTactgaaaaatatgattttgatGGATCAATTGAAAAACGCCTAACAGAGTTAGATGCAATAGATGCTGCTGGTGATCTGGATTATGATCATTCTAAATCTGAGTATTCTATGGACTCACAAGATATTTCAATATGTTCACAAAAGAGTGAAGAATGTGAAATAAGTAAGGAATATCAGTTAGAACAGACCCTTCCTGATACAACTCCATTACCCAATCTTGATGAATTTGAGGATTTGGCAGAAGATGAAATTATAACAGCGTTAGAAGCTTCAGCAGAGGTTACCAAAACACAAAGTCTTGATGATGGTGAAGCTGAGGACACTTTAGACAGTAGCTTGGAGTCACAATCATCACAAATACTTTCAAAAGTAAGTGAACAGTCAATTTTATTCAAAGATGATGACAAAGATGCAGACTATACAGAAAAACAAGATGAAAATCCTAAAGATCTGCGTGAGAGTGAGAATCCTGAACATGTTGCAAAGACAAAGCTAGACACAGAAAACTCGTCTGCAACAGCGGATACTGTAAACACTTCCGCTGAACTGTCTGATGATCTAGTAGACAGCAAGATATATGATGCGAAATCTAAGTTTGAAGAGCTCAGAATTTCTCAGGGAGAAGGTGAAGCAAGCAAAGATCCTTTGTTGGAGAAAACCCAGTCTGAGACGTCTTCAGAGGATCAAGTACGGTTATCTTCAAAGCAGCTGTTCCATGAAAGTGTTGACGGAGACCATAGTGAGGAAAGTGAAGACAGAAGGCAAACTCTAAGTGAAGATACAAATGCAGAGAATATATTACCTGAAACCTTTGACTTTGTTCTTTCATCAAAACATAGTGAGACTGAGTTAGTTTCTGATCCAAGTCATGATGATAAAATAGAGAATGAAGAACATATAAGTAAGGAACATTCTGACTTAGTCCCACAGGATTTTGGACTGGAACAGAAACAAACCATTGATATGGAAGAACATGAAAGAGACTTTTGTAAAAAGGATACAATCTCATTGCCAAACCTTGATGATGAATCTGAGAATTTGGATGATGTCAAATTAATATTAGCAACAGAACAGGCAACGGAGTTTACCAAATTACAAATTCCTGTTGATGGTGGTGAAGCTGAGGAGGTGTTAGACAGTAGTTTGGAGACACAATCATCACTAATATTTCCTGAAGTAAGTGAGCAGTCAAATTTAAGGGAAAATAATGGCAATAACTATGACTATCGTGACCAAGAAGCTGAAAGCCCTCAAGATTTGCTTGAAAGTGTGAATCCTGGAAATTTTGTACAGCCAAAGTTGAACACAGAAAATTGTTCTGAAGATAAAGTAGAGCGCAAGGTTAATGAGGAAATGTTTGAAACTGAAGACTTCACAACTTCTCAGGAAGAAGATGAAGTTGTTTCACTTAAAGTGGATGATTATGAAACAAGTAAAGATTCTCAGTTGGGTGAAACCCAATTCGTAACATCATCGTCACAGGACCAAGTAACAGTATCTTCAAAACAGCTGGCTAATAAAATTGTTGAAGAAGAATATAATGATGAACCCAAAGAAAGGATAATAACTGTAAGTGAAGATGAAATATCTGAAAATGTTATTGCCATAACCCTTGACTTAGCTCCTCCATCAAAACATAGTGAGGTAGAATTAATTTATATATCAAGTCATGATGATACAAAAGaaaatgaagagtataaaacaaaaGAACATTCTGACCTAGTCACAGAAGATTTTGGACTGGAGCAAGCCAAAATCATCTATTCTGATGACCAAACAAGAAACATTCCTAAGGAGAATATAACCCAGTGGCAAAACTTTAATGATAAATCTGAGAATTTGGGAGATGAATTAATATTAGCAACAGAAAGTACTGCAAATAAAGGTGAAGCAAAGCATGTGTTAGAGATAAATTATGGGTCCCAATTATCACAAAACATCCCTGAAGTAAGTGAACAGTCAAATTTACTCAAAGATGAATACTATAATGAACACGGTGAAAGTCTTATTGAACTGCCTGAGAATAAAAATCCAGATCAATTTGAAGAGCCCAAACTGGAGGCAGAAACTTGGTCTGAAACAGTAGATACTAAAGAATCTCCTATTGGTCTGTCTGgaaatctagatgaaagcaagctGGATGATGAAAACTCTGAAGAATCCACAACTTCTCAGGAAAAAGTAGATATTTTTTCAGTGAAAGTTGATGAGTTTGAAGAAAGTAAAGATTCCCAATTGTGGAACATCAAGTTTGAGACAATAGCTTCAGAGGACCAAGTAAAGTTGTTGTCAGAGAAGCTGGTCAGTGAAATTGTTGATGAAGACAATAATGAAGAACATGATGAAAGGAGGATAACATTCAGTGAAGATACAAAGAATATATCAACAAAAACTCTTGACTTTGTTCCTTCATCAGATCATAGTGAGTCTGAGTTAGTTCCTGATCCATATCTAGATGATAAAAAAGAGGATAAAGAACATATAATGAAGGAACATTCTAACTTCCTCACACAGGATTTCAAATCTAAACAGATAGAAAGTGTGGATACAGAAGATCATGGAGAGTTTTATAAAAAGGATATCACCACTTTTCCCAATCCTGAGAATGAGtttgagaatttagaaactaatGACATATTAGTATCAGAACAGTCAGCAGCAGTAACGAAAACACAGATTACTGACAATGAAAGTGAAGTTGAAGAGGTGTTAGACAGCAGTGTAAAGTCACAATCATCTCAAGTACGCCCTGAAGTAAGTGAACAGTCAATTTTATTCAAAGATGATGACATAGACTCAAACGGTAACAAACAACGAGATGATAATCCTAAAGATCGGCTTGAAAGTGAGGATACTGAACATGTTGTAGAGACAAAGCTGGACGCAGAAGATTCTTCTATAACACCAGATACTAAAAACCCTCCTAATGAACAGTCAGAAGATTCATTAGACAACAACATAGATGAGGAAAAGTCTGAGTCTGAAGAACCCATAACTTCTGGGGAAGAAGTTGCAGATTTTTCACCAAACGATGATGAGTTTGAAGTAACAAATGATTCACAATTGGAGAAAACTCAGTTTGAGAAAACATCTTCAGAAGACAAAGTACAGCAATCTTCAGAGCAATTGGTCAGTGAAGGTGTTCATGATGAGGACCAAAATAAAAAACCCAAAGGAAGAGGGCTTATGCTACGTGAAGATACAAATAGAGAGGAAAAATTAAGTGAAACCTATGACTTTATTCCTTCATCAGAACACAGTGAGATTGAGTTAGTTTCTGCTTCCTGTCTGGAAGAGAAGGAAGAACATATAATGAAGGAACATTCTGACTTTATCAAACAAGACTTCATACCTAAGCAGACAGAAAGCAGGATTATCAAAGATCATGAAAGagacttttgtaaaaagaatactaCCCCATTACCCAACCCTCATGATGAATTTAAGAATTTGGAAAGTAATGAAATATTAGCATCAGAACAATCAGCAGAGATTATTAAATTACGAAGTTCTGATGATAATGGTGATGAGGTGTTAGACAGCAGTGTGGAGTCACAATCATCACAAGTACTTCCTAAAGCAAGTGAACATTCAATTTTATTCAAAGATGATATAGATTCAAATTATAATGAAGTTGATTGTCGTAAAGATGTGCTTGAAAGTGAGAATCATGAACATGTTGTAGAGACAAAGTTGGACACAGAAGATGCTTCTGTAACACTAGATACTGAAAAACCTTCTGCTGAACTGTCTGAAAATCCAGTAAACAGCAAGATGGAAAATGAAAAGTATGAGTCTGAAGAACCCAAAAATTCTCCAGAGGTTGTAGTTTTTTCACCAAAGGATGATGAGTTTGAAGTTGGAAAAGATTCAGAGTTGGAGAAAACTCAGTTTGAGATATCTTCAGAGGACCAACTACAATTATCTTTAGAGCAGCTTGACAATGAAAGAGTTGATGAAGACCATAATGAAGAATCTGAAGTAATAGGGCTAACAGTTTGTGGAGATACAAATAAAGAGGAAGGAATAACTAAAATTTCATCTCCCTGTCTGGAAGACACAAAAGAAAGTGAAGAGCATATAATGAAGAAACATTCTGACTTTGTCACACAGGATTTCAAATCTAATCAGACAGAAAACATTAATACTGAAGATCATGAAGTAGACTTTTGTGAAGAGGATACAACTTCGTTGCCCAACCTTGAGGAAGAGTTTGAGATTTTGGAAACTGATGAAATATTAGCATCAGAATGGTCAGCAGAGGTTACCCAGTTACAAAATCCATGCGAAAGTGGTGAAGCTGATGAGGCGCTAGACAGTAGTTTGGAGTCGCAATCATCACAGATATTTCCTGAAGCAAATGAGCATTCGATTTCATTCAAAGATGAGGACAAAGACTCAGATTATAAACAAGGTGATATTCCTAAAGGTTTACTTGAGAGTGATAATCCTGAGTATTTTGTAGAGGCAAAGTTGGACACAGAGGGTTCTTCTGCAATATTGGATACTGAAAAAACTTCAGTTGAACCGTGTGAAGATCCAGTTGGTAGTAAGGTAGATGATGAAAAGTCTGAAAAACCCACAACTTCTAAACAAGTTGCCATTTTTTCACCAAATGTTGATGAGTTTGAAGGAAACAAAGATTCCCTGTTGGAGCCAACCCAGTTTGAGTCATCTTCAGAAAACCAAGTACAGCTATTTTCAGAGCATTTGGATAGTCAAAGTGTTGACAAAGACCATAAAGAAGAACCTGAAGAAAGAAGGCTAATGTTAAGTGAAATTacaaaaacagagaatgtattAACCAATACCCTTGACTTTGTTCCTTCATCAGAACAAAGTGAGACAGAGTTAGTTTCTGTTCCATGCCATAAAGATATTAAACATTCTGAACTATTAGCACAAGATTTTGGACTGAAGCAGACTGAAAGCATTGATTGGGAAGGAAACTTTTGTACTGAAGAAACAAAGCCATTGTCCATCCCTGATAATAAAAATTTGGAAGATGATGAAATAATATCATCACAACAGTCAGCAGAGATAACCAAATTACAAAGTCCCACAGATGATTGTGAAGTTGAGGAGGTATTGGACAGTAGTTTGAAGTCACATTCATCACAAATATTTCCTATTGTAAGTGAGCAGTCTATTTTATTCAAAGATGATGACACAGTCTCAGACTATAATGAACAACAATGTGAAAGTCCTAAAGATCTGCTTGAGAATGGGAATCCAGAACAATTTGTAGAGCCAAAGCTGGAAACCGAACATTCTTCAGCAAGGCTTGAAACTGAAGAACCTGCTGCTGAACTCTCTGAATATCCAGAAGAGAGCAAGATAGTTCATGAAAAGTTTAAATCTGATGAGCCCACAACTTCTCAGGAACAAATTGCAGTTTTTTTACCAAACGTTGATAAGTTTGAAGAAAGCAAAGATTTCACGTTGGTGAAAACCCAGTTTGAAACAACATCTTCAGAAGATCAAGTACAGCAATCTTCAGAGCAGCCGGTCAGTGAAAATGTTGGTGAAGACCATAATGAAGAACTTGATGAAAGAAGGCTAACATTAAATGAAGGTACCAATACAGAGATTAAATTAGCTGAAATTCTTTTCTCTGTTCCTTCATCAGAACATAGTGAAACAGAATTTGTTCCTGTTCCAGGCCATGAAGATACAAAAGAGGAAGAAGAGTATATAATGAAGGAACATTTTGACTTAGTCACACAGGATTTCATACTGGAGAAAAAAGAAAGCGTTAAGACTGAAGACTGTGAAAAAGAATTCTTTAAGAAGGATGCAACCCCAATGCCCAACCTTGATGATGAATCAGAGAATTTAAAAGATGATGAAATAATATTAGCATCAGAACAGTCAGCAGAGGTCACTGAATCACAAAGTCCTGAAGATGGTGAAACTGAGGAAGTATTGGACAGTAGTTTGGAGTCACAATCATCGGGAGTACTCCCTGAAGTAAATGAGAAGTCAACTTTATACAAAGATGAAGACATAGTCTTAGGTTGTAATGAACAACAAGATGAAATTCTTAAAGATCTGCTTGAGAGCGAAACTTCAGAACAATTTGTAGAGCCAAAGCTAGAAACTAAAGATTCTTCTGCAACACTGGATGCTGAAGAACCGGCTACTGAACTCTCAGAACACTCAGTAGAAAGCAAAATGGATGCTGAAAAGTCTAACTCTGAAGAACCCACAACTTCTCAGGTAGAAGCTGCTATATTGTCACTCAAACATGAAGAATTTGAAACAAGCAAAGATTCCCATTTGGAGCAAAACCAGACTGAGATATCCCCTCCTGAAAACCAAGTACAGTTATCTTCAGAGCAGATGGTCCATGAAAGTGCCGATGAAGAGCATGAAGAAGAATCCAAAGAAAAGAGTCTAACCCTCGATGAAGATACAAATACAGACATTGTGTTAATAGAAACTGAGTTTGTTCTTTCTTCAGAACATAGTCAGACAGAGTTATTTCCTGCATTAAGTCATGAAGATAAAATAGAAAATGAAGACTATACTAAAAACGAACGTTCTAACTTAGTCAAACAAGATTTTGAACTGGAGAAGACAGAAAGCATCGATACTGAAGACAATGAAAGAGATGCTTGTAAAGAAGAATATATGCAATGTGATGTAGATCTGATAGATAGTAGTACAAAAGAACCTTCTACCAAGTCACTGGATGACTACAATAAAGACACTATAATCGCTTCAAATGTACCTGATATACCTAAGATAAAATCTGAATTACAAGTTGGAATGACACTGGGGACTATTCAAGATTACGTCAAGGTTGATGTTAAGCCATCAGGAAAAAGTTCTGAAAATGATGAATCAGTAACATCAGATGAAAGTTCCCCAAATGTGTCAATGATGAGCTATGCTCATGAGCAACAAGACAGTAGTGACACTGATTCTAAGATCTCAAAGCAAGTGGAACAAAATGACCCATTATTGACTCCAGAACCAGTTCCAGAAGGTAGTTTTATGGAACAGAGAGAGCTTCAAATACCATCAGATGACGAGAAAGACGTACTAAGTGAAAGAAGTGATTCTTCTTTTGATTCCAACAAAGAACATGAGGAGATATCCGAATTTACAAGAGAGTATAGTGAGAATGAAAAAACAATGAATGGAATATTTGGGCACACCATTGTTCAGGCCACTCTCGATTTTGACAATCATATGTTTTATGGACATTCTACTAAAGAAGACCATGAAATCATAATTTCTGAAGCAAAGACTTTTGTAGGGTTGGATGGTGGTTTAGTAAATCCACAATCCCAAGATAAAAACGAAGACACTGTTATTGAATTTACAACATCGGAAAGGAAGAGTGAGGGCCTTTTTCAATCTTTATTTGAAACATCTGAGCATAAGGAAAGTCATTTAGATGAAGCCTCCGCAATTAAGAATAAAACAGACTCTTCTGCTGAACAAAGTCAGCATACCAATAAACTAATAAACCCATATATTAGTGAAAAGGATTTAGTTGACCCAACCAAAATAACGTCATCAGTGATGGATGAATGTCTCATAAACACAAATCAAGAAGTCAATGAGGCAAACCAAGGTTTAAGAAATAGCCAACAAGAAGATTCATGGTCATCAGATGAGTAA